Below is a window of Oceanispirochaeta sp. DNA.
GCCTTTGCAACTGTCGGATTGTCAGCGGGTATCACGGGGAGCCTGTCGGTCATTGGAAAGATTGGGATTATTTTCCTCATGTTTCTGGGAAGATTAGGTCCTTTGACATTATTGACAGCTTCATCAGGGAGTGAAAAACAATCAAAGATTTCATACCCCGAAGCGGCAATAATGATAGGTTAATTACAAGAGAAAGTCAGCCAGGAGATAAATATGGGTAAATCTATTGCAGTCATAGGATTAGGTGTTTTCGGGAGACAGGTTTGTGAAGTACTCACTAAAAAAGGTGCTGAGGTTATCGCCATTGACAATAATGCGGCCCTGGTCAATAGAGTCAAAGACATTGTGAGTCAGGCGATTCTCCTGGATTCTACAGACGAAGATTCTTTATCGGAGGCATCTTTAGATAGTGTCGACACGGCCATTGTGGCTATTGGTGACAATATTGAAGCCAGTATTCTGACAACAGCACTGCTTAAACAACTGGGTGTGCATCATGTTATTGCCAGAGCCGTAACGAAAATTCATTACCAGGTGCTCAAAAAAATCGGAGCCGATGAAATCATAAATATAGAAGAAGAACAGGGGATGAGAGTCGCTCTGAATCTGATTGCCCCCTCGGTGATGGAAAAGGTCCAATTATCAAGAGAAATAATTCTTTCAGAGCTATACCTGCCTCCTGAGAAATCACACATGACGGTTCAAGAGTTAGATTTTGAAAAAAAATACAGTATCAGACTGGTAGCTTTACGAAGAAGCCTCAATCAGATGGACTCAGAAGGCTTAAATATTCGAAAGGAAATTCTCCTATTCCCAGAAAGTGGAGAAGAACTTCTGGAAGGAGATGTCCTGATCATGGTTGGTGAAGAAAAAAATTTGGAACTATTCCAGAAGAACGGGAGTTAGAAAATGATTGTTATCAGTATAAAACGTTTAATTTTCTCATTCTGTGTCATTTTATGTTTAACCATAATTTTGCTGTTCATAGGCCTTAATCTTTTTTCTATTGCTCCCCTGAATATCAGTTTTGATAAACAAGAAGTCCTTTTCTGGGGTATTGTAATTTTACTGGTTCAATTTTTTATCATACTTTCGGCATTTATGGGACATAGAA
It encodes the following:
- a CDS encoding TrkA family potassium uptake protein, coding for MGKSIAVIGLGVFGRQVCEVLTKKGAEVIAIDNNAALVNRVKDIVSQAILLDSTDEDSLSEASLDSVDTAIVAIGDNIEASILTTALLKQLGVHHVIARAVTKIHYQVLKKIGADEIINIEEEQGMRVALNLIAPSVMEKVQLSREIILSELYLPPEKSHMTVQELDFEKKYSIRLVALRRSLNQMDSEGLNIRKEILLFPESGEELLEGDVLIMVGEEKNLELFQKNGS